The genome window GACAGCCTCGAGGACCGCGGCGGTCTCGCCACCGTCCGGGTCTGCCAGGACGGCAGACTCGGGGACGTCGAGGCCGAGGGCGGCGAGGATGTGGCGGGCCGTGGTGGCCAGCACACCGGTCTCACCGGTGACCCCTTCGGCGAAGGCGTCGAGGGCGGCGGAGTCCACGGTGCCACCGCCGGACCCGCCGGCGGCGGGGATGGCGACGGGGATGCCGTGGGCGGCACCGACCTGGGCGACGGCCTCGTCGATGATGGCGTTGACGTCGTTCATGGTGGTGGCACCGGTCGCCAGGGTGGCAAGGTCGCCGCCGCGGGAGGACGCGCCCTCACGCGAACCGAGGAGGATCTGCGCGGTGGTGTGGTCGACCCAGCCCGGGCCGAGTTCCCAGGTGCCGGTGAGGCGGTCGGCGATGGCGGTGGCCTTGGCACCGGCGGCGCCGAAGAGCTTGCGCAGGCGGTCCTTGACGGCCTCACCCAGCACCGGCCCAAAGGCGGAGTAGTTGTGGGCGGCGGCGTTGACGGTGACCGACAGCGTGTCGACATCGGCCTCGGCCGCGCCTTCCACGGCGGACAGACCGAGCTCCGCGGAAATGTCCATGAGCAGCTGGTTCAGGCGCGAGGAGACCCCGTTGGTCAGGGTGCCGGTGGTATCGGCGCCACCGATCTGCTCCGGACGCAGCTTGTTGGCGTAGGCCAGCAGCGTCTTGATAGCGTCGGACGCCTTGTACGGCAGGTCGGCGGGGCGCTCCACGGCTCCGGCCGGGGCCGGCGGGGCGGTACGCAGTTCTGCGGCCTCAGGAACCGGGGCCGGCAGGGACTCGGGCACGGACTCCGACGGGGCCTTCTCGGAGGCCTTCGCACCGGAGAGCACCGGGTCACCGACGGGCACGGAGGTGGGCTCCTCCTCGTACACCGGGGCGTCGATGGTCTGCTGGTCGGTGTGGTACACGAGCTTCTCGTCGCGCTGGACGTTGCGCACGGCGACGGTGGCGGCGGAGAAGCGCGGCAGCTTGAGGGTCTTCGTGGCGAGGTTCGCCAGCGTCGGGGAGGCACCGAGACCGACCTCGACGACCTCGTCGATGTCGAGGCGGTCCGGGGCGAACAGCAGGTCCTGGGTCTCGATCCACCGCACCGGGGAGGCGAACTGCCAGCACAGCAGCTCGATGAACAGGGTGCGGGCGGTCGTCGCGACCGCGGCGTCATCAGCGACGGCGGCGTTCCAGTTGTCGAGCAGGGCCTGGGCCGGCTCGGACGGGACGACCTCGAGGATGGACTCGACGAACTCGGGGGTGAGCTCGAAGGGTCGGGCGACGAGGTTCGGGATGTAGCGTCCGACAAGGATCTCGTGGTTGATCCTCGGGGGCAGCAGGGCGTCGAGCTTCTCCCGGAAGTCGGGCACACCGGGGTGCAGGACGCGGGAGTGGAAGGGCACGTCGATGCCCGGGACCATCATGAACGAGCCCTTGCCACCGTGGGCGGCGGTGCGCTCGGTGGCGTCCTTCTCCAGGGCGGCGAGGCCGGCGACCGTGCCGGCGATGGAGTACTGCTCACCGGCGAGGTTGAAGTTCACGATCTCCAGGAATTCACCGGAGGCCTCGGCCACGGAGTTCACGTACTCGACGACGTGCTCGTCGTCGACGCCGAACTGGTTCGGGCGCAGGGCACCCATCCGGTAGTCGGAGCGGCCGTGCTCGTCACGCGGGATGAGGTGGTGCATGGTCGAACCGCGGTGGAAGACGACCTCCAGCACGGTCTCCAGCTCGATGGTGCCGGCGTAGGCGGACAGTGCGGTGTACTCACCGAGGGAGTGACCGGCGTAGTAGGCGTCCGCCACGAGGGCGTCGGCCTCCCGCAGCCGGGCGGTCTGCGCCAGGGCCAGGGTCGCCAGGGCGACCTGGGTGAACTGGGTGAGGTAGAGGACGCCATCCGGGTGGTGGTAGGTCACACCCTTGGCGGTGAGCTCGGTCGGGTTGTCGCGCACGACGGTGAGGATGGAGAAGTCCAGTGCCTCCCGGGTGTGCCGGTCGGCCCGCTCCCAGACGGATGCGGCGGCCTTGGAGGCGGAGCGCTCGTCGAGGCCCATACCCTTGGCCTGGATGCCCTGACCGGGGTAGACGTAAGCGATGGTCGGGGCGGCCGTGACAGCGGTGCCCTGGGAAACCAGCTCGTCGTTGATGCGGCAGGTGACGTCGAGGGCCAGTCCGCCGCCCGCGACGCGGCCGACGCGCTCGACCTGGATGTCCACCGGGTCACCCAGCTGCACCAGGCCGAACATGCGGTAGGTCCAGCCGAGGATCTTGTGGCCGGCGCCTGCGGCGGAGGCGGCGTGCTGGGCGGTGGCGGACAGCCACATCCCGTGGACCAGCGGGGCAGTCAGCCCGGCAACGCGGGAGGCGACGTGGCTGGTGTGGATCGGGTTGAAGTCACCGGAGACCCAGGCGAAGGGGGTCATCTCGGCCGGGGCGTTGACCCGGGCGCGCAGCAGGGTGGAGCGCGGGGTGTCGGTGGTCTCCCGGTCGATACCGCCGGCCGGGGCCGGATCGGCCGGCGGGGTGGTGCCGAAGGCGCGGCCACGGATGGCGAAGCGCTCGGTCTGCTTGCCGATGAGTGCACCGTCGGCGTCGGACATGTGGTGGTGGACGGTGACGACGCGGCCGGAGGAGGATTCCTCGATGCCGGCGGCCCAGCTGGTGACGGTGATCTCACCGGTGGCGATGTCCTCGGCCGGGACCTCGAGAGCCACGGAGTGGTCGAGGTGCACCGCGTTGAGCAGGCCCTCGATCACCGGGTAGCCGTCGACCAGGGCGGAGCCCAGGGCAGCGTAGATCGCCGGCCAGCAGGTACCGAGCAGAGCGTCCGGCACGATGGTGGCACGGTGGTCGGAGCGGGACCCGGAACCGGTGGCGGACAGGTCGGGCAGACCCGCCCCGGTGACGCCGGCGTGCTCCGCACCGAGGGTGTCGGTGAGGTGGAAGGTGTAGGTGAACGTCCCGAAGGGGGTCTCCGGGGTCTCGGAACCCTCGACCTTCCCGGGCATCGCGGTGATCTCGTCACCGGTGACGGCGACGTTGCCGACGCCGGCGGTACCTGCGAGCAGGCCGTACATCGTGGTCGGCAGCTTCTCCTCGTCGACGACGGGCAGCGCACCGGTGGCGACAGCGTCGGAGAGGATCAGCGGGACCGGGAGGCGACGGACGGCGTGGACCTTCGACTTACCTTCGCCGGCGGCGGTGCCGTCCCAGAAGGTGTCGAGGTGCAGGTCGATGGTGACCTTGACCGGGCCGCCGTCCGAGCCGTCGTCGGTGATGATGAGCTCGTACTTCGACTCGTCGATGACGTGGGCCGGGTTGTCCATGAGGTGACCGGTCCAGGAGATGTACGGGGTGGCCTTGAGGAAGGACGCCACGTCCGCGGCGTCATCCTGACGGGACCAGGCGGTGACGACCTCGGTGGACGCCGAGGCGTCCTCCAGGGAGTGCCGACCGACAGCGGCCTCGGGGGTACCGGCGACGCGGTCCCGGCAGGCGTCCTCGAAGCGGCCGAGGATCGAGGCGACGGGCTCGTCGATGGTGGTGATACCGGAGACGGACACCGGGCCCGGGATGATGCGGCACTGGTCAGCGGTGTAGCGGTCGTCCTGGGACTGCCAGAGGCAGTCCTTGCCCCACCAGGCCAGCAGGTCCTCGTCGATGGCGGGGACGAAGCCGACGGGCTTGGGGAACTTGCGGCACAGGACGAGGAACCAGGCGGTGTCGAGCGGGGTGAGGGTGTCGGTCTCGGAGGCCGGGTAGGCCTCGATGAGACGGGCGATGGCGGTCGTCGGCTCGGCGGCGTCCTGCTCCGTCGGGAAGAGGGTGACGACCTCGCCGTGGTCGACGTCGGACAGGCGGGCCTCGACCCGCTGCAGCAGCAGGTGGAAGCGCGACAGCCAGGACGGATCGGCCCACGGGAAGGACAGCTCGGCGAAACGGCGGACGACCTGGGCGTAGGTCATCTCCTCCAGCTCACCGAAGTAGGGCTTGGCGGTCTTGTTCAGCGCGGCGATGATCTCGTCGCGCCGGGCGTTGACGGCCTCGAGGTTGGAGCCGATCTCCTGGATCAGGCGCATGCACTTCGCGGCGGAGTTGTCGATCTCGTGGATGTCCGCACGCAGGTGGGACAGGCCGGAGGTCGCGCCACCGGCAGCCTGGCCCGGGGCGATCCAGCCACCGTTGGGGGCGGTCACCGCGGAGCCGGTCTGATCGGCGACACCGGGGGTGTCGACGAGGAGCTGCTTGATCTCGCGGGTGGTCTTCGCCTCCTTGGCGGTCATCGCGGCGGTACCGACGAGGACGCCGTCGACCGGCATGGCGGGCAGGCCGAGTGCGGTGGACCAGGAGCCGCTGAGGTAATCGGCGGCCCGCTCCGGGGTGCCGATGCCACCGCCGACGCAGAGCACGACGTTGGGCTGACGCCGGATCTCGGCGTAGGTGGCGGTGAGCAGGTCGTCGAGGTTCTCCCACGAGTGGTGGCCACCGGCGTGACCGTCCTCGACCTGGAGGATGATGCTGGTGCCGGTGTCCTCGATCTGACGGGCGATGCCCAGGCCGGCGCGGATCTGGGCGACGGTGCCCGGCTTCAGGGCGATGTGCGAGAAACCGGAGTTGCGCAGCGCGCCGATGACCTCGGGGGCCTCGTCGGGCTCGGGGATGCCGGCGGAGATGACGACGCCGTCGAGCGGGGCACCGGATTCGCGGGCCTTGGAGACCACGCGCTGGGTGCCGAAGTGGAGGTTCCACAGGTAGCGGTCCATGAACATGGCGTTGAACTGGACGGCGCGGCCCGGGTCGAGCAGACCCTTGAGCTTGGTGAGGTTGGCGTCGAAGACCTCGGCGGTGACCTGTCCGCCACCGGCCATCTCGGCCCAGTAGCCGGCGTTGGCGGCGGCGGCGACGATCTCCGGGTCGACGGTGGTCGGCGTCATACCGGCCAGCAGGATCGGGGAACGGCCGGTCAGGCGGGTGAACTTCGTCTCGACGGTGCGGCCGGTCGGCAGATCGACGAGGCGGGGGGAGTAGGAGGACCAGTCGACGGTGCGGGCCGGATCCTCACCCGGGGCGGCCAGGGCGTCGACGGCGGTGAGGGATCCGGCGGCGACGAGGCCGGCACCGGAGCCCTCGACGAGCTCACTGGAGAGCTTGGTGACGGTGTCACCGGGGCCGAGGTCGAGGAACCAGGAGGTGCCGGACGCCAGAGCGTCGGTCACGCCGTCGACCCAGTCGACGTGGTCGGTGAGGACGGCGCGGGCCAGGGCCTCGGCACCGGCCAGGCCGCAGGTGTCGGCCCAGGCGACGACCTGGGCGACGGCGGTTTCCATCATGTCGTGGTGGAAGGGCACGGTGACGTCGAGGTACTCGCAGACCGGGGCGAGCGGGGCTCCGCCGCGGGTCTTCGCGGCGAGCTCGGCGGCGTCCTTGTCGGCGACGACGGCGATGGTCTTCTCGACCACGCCGAGGGCGTCCGGGGCACCGGAGAGGATGAAGCGGCGGTGGCCGTTGCGGATGGCGACCTGGACACCGGTGTCGGCGCCACCGGCCTGCTCGGCGACCTCGGCGAGAACGGCGTCGAGGGTGTCGCGGTCCAGACCGCGGACCGAGAGCATCGGGGTGGCGTCGCCGGCGGAGACGCCGACCGCGAGGGTGGCCCGCGACGCGGCGGCGCCGATGAGCCGGGCAATGGCGATGACGTGCGCGGAATCACCGGCGCGACCATCAACGAGGGCGGCGCCGAGCACGCCCTGGGAGTGCCCCAGGACGGAGGCGCGGTCGGCGGCGACGGCGGCCGCAGCGTCGAACCCGGCGCCCTTGAGGGCGGCGAGCTGGCCGAACTGGGCGACAGTGATACCGGGCACGGAGAGGGCGGCGGAGACGGCACCGGCCCGGCCGGCGCCGATGAGGCGCTCCAGGGTCAGGGCACCGGCGGTGGCGGCGGTGACCTGGGCGGCGACCGGGGCGATAAGTGCCCCGGAGTCGGCGAGGACGCCTCGGACGGCGTCGGCGAGGGTCGGGTCCTCGGCGAGCTCGGTGAGGGCGGCGCGCCACGGGGTGGCCTGACCGCCGAAGAGCAGGGTGGTCCGCTCGGCGGCGCCGTTGTCAGCGCTGCTGATCCGGGAGAGGAAGCTGGTGTGGGTCATGGTGTCCTTTCGGCCGATCACAGCGGACCGTTGGAGTGGAACTTGAACTGGTTGCGGTCGCGGTGCTTGGTGCGCAGGGCACGCAGGGCGGCGGCGATGGTGTCGCGGGTGTCGATGGGCTGGACGATCCCGTCGAGCTCACCCATTTCCACGGAGAAGTCCGGGTTGATGTTCTTGGCGGCGTACTCATCGGAGAGCTGCTTCGCCACGGCGATGCGGTCCTCTTCCGGGGCGGCCTTGATGTCGCGTCGGTTGAGAATCTGGACGGCACCGTCGGCGCCCATCACGGCGATCTCGGCCTTGGGCCAGGCGTAGGCGTAGTCCGCGCCGATGCCCTTGGAGCCCATGACGATGTACGCGCCGCCGTAGGCCTTG of Corynebacterium terpenotabidum Y-11 contains these proteins:
- a CDS encoding type I polyketide synthase, yielding MTHTSFLSRISSADNGAAERTTLLFGGQATPWRAALTELAEDPTLADAVRGVLADSGALIAPVAAQVTAATAGALTLERLIGAGRAGAVSAALSVPGITVAQFGQLAALKGAGFDAAAAVAADRASVLGHSQGVLGAALVDGRAGDSAHVIAIARLIGAAASRATLAVGVSAGDATPMLSVRGLDRDTLDAVLAEVAEQAGGADTGVQVAIRNGHRRFILSGAPDALGVVEKTIAVVADKDAAELAAKTRGGAPLAPVCEYLDVTVPFHHDMMETAVAQVVAWADTCGLAGAEALARAVLTDHVDWVDGVTDALASGTSWFLDLGPGDTVTKLSSELVEGSGAGLVAAGSLTAVDALAAPGEDPARTVDWSSYSPRLVDLPTGRTVETKFTRLTGRSPILLAGMTPTTVDPEIVAAAANAGYWAEMAGGGQVTAEVFDANLTKLKGLLDPGRAVQFNAMFMDRYLWNLHFGTQRVVSKARESGAPLDGVVISAGIPEPDEAPEVIGALRNSGFSHIALKPGTVAQIRAGLGIARQIEDTGTSIILQVEDGHAGGHHSWENLDDLLTATYAEIRRQPNVVLCVGGGIGTPERAADYLSGSWSTALGLPAMPVDGVLVGTAAMTAKEAKTTREIKQLLVDTPGVADQTGSAVTAPNGGWIAPGQAAGGATSGLSHLRADIHEIDNSAAKCMRLIQEIGSNLEAVNARRDEIIAALNKTAKPYFGELEEMTYAQVVRRFAELSFPWADPSWLSRFHLLLQRVEARLSDVDHGEVVTLFPTEQDAAEPTTAIARLIEAYPASETDTLTPLDTAWFLVLCRKFPKPVGFVPAIDEDLLAWWGKDCLWQSQDDRYTADQCRIIPGPVSVSGITTIDEPVASILGRFEDACRDRVAGTPEAAVGRHSLEDASASTEVVTAWSRQDDAADVASFLKATPYISWTGHLMDNPAHVIDESKYELIITDDGSDGGPVKVTIDLHLDTFWDGTAAGEGKSKVHAVRRLPVPLILSDAVATGALPVVDEEKLPTTMYGLLAGTAGVGNVAVTGDEITAMPGKVEGSETPETPFGTFTYTFHLTDTLGAEHAGVTGAGLPDLSATGSGSRSDHRATIVPDALLGTCWPAIYAALGSALVDGYPVIEGLLNAVHLDHSVALEVPAEDIATGEITVTSWAAGIEESSSGRVVTVHHHMSDADGALIGKQTERFAIRGRAFGTTPPADPAPAGGIDRETTDTPRSTLLRARVNAPAEMTPFAWVSGDFNPIHTSHVASRVAGLTAPLVHGMWLSATAQHAASAAGAGHKILGWTYRMFGLVQLGDPVDIQVERVGRVAGGGLALDVTCRINDELVSQGTAVTAAPTIAYVYPGQGIQAKGMGLDERSASKAAASVWERADRHTREALDFSILTVVRDNPTELTAKGVTYHHPDGVLYLTQFTQVALATLALAQTARLREADALVADAYYAGHSLGEYTALSAYAGTIELETVLEVVFHRGSTMHHLIPRDEHGRSDYRMGALRPNQFGVDDEHVVEYVNSVAEASGEFLEIVNFNLAGEQYSIAGTVAGLAALEKDATERTAAHGGKGSFMMVPGIDVPFHSRVLHPGVPDFREKLDALLPPRINHEILVGRYIPNLVARPFELTPEFVESILEVVPSEPAQALLDNWNAAVADDAAVATTARTLFIELLCWQFASPVRWIETQDLLFAPDRLDIDEVVEVGLGASPTLANLATKTLKLPRFSAATVAVRNVQRDEKLVYHTDQQTIDAPVYEEEPTSVPVGDPVLSGAKASEKAPSESVPESLPAPVPEAAELRTAPPAPAGAVERPADLPYKASDAIKTLLAYANKLRPEQIGGADTTGTLTNGVSSRLNQLLMDISAELGLSAVEGAAEADVDTLSVTVNAAAHNYSAFGPVLGEAVKDRLRKLFGAAGAKATAIADRLTGTWELGPGWVDHTTAQILLGSREGASSRGGDLATLATGATTMNDVNAIIDEAVAQVGAAHGIPVAIPAAGGSGGGTVDSAALDAFAEGVTGETGVLATTARHILAALGLDVPESAVLADPDGGETAAVLEAVSAELGANWPATVAPSFDARRALLIDDRWATAREDVARLANGEELAGSASFRGTGETVATHASYRAAEADAAGDATLAARFRDIADEARRTDTGKFTGTVAVVTGVTPASIAGGVVGDLLAEGATVVMTASRISSARLEFAKKLYREHASASAQIWLVPANLSSYRDIDALVEWIGTEQTETVGSDQKLIKPALVPDLFLPFAAPSVSGTVEDAGGNAEIQARLLLWSVERSFTALSRIGHDADLAHRLHVVLPGSPNRGTFGGDGAYGEVKAAFDAIGNKWHNEPWGERVTIAHPRIGWVAGTGLMGGNDPLVDAAIDAGVHVWSPAEISSELLALCSEEVRTQALNGPVDADLTGGLGKINLVELRDQAMAENAAAASDVDEDATASPVTVNALPSPVRVAQPVGADHSTDAWGDVSLDLDDMVVVVGLGEVSAWGSGRTRFEAELGVQADGSVDLSAAGVLELAWMTGLLSWMDTPVAGWYDVDGNIVPEEEIYTRYRDEVAARAGVRSFVDDVAIEDLHTPQQVEIFLDHEVTFTVDSAEDAATFVDADPTFTRANHDAETGEWSVTRLPGARTRVPRRATLARKVGGQFPTDFNPARWGIPASMIEAVDRIAIWNLVTAVDAYLSAGFTPAEILQAVHPSDIAMTQGTGFGGMTSMRKLFVDRFLEEEIPSDILQETLPNVIAAHTMQSYVGGYGAMIHPVGACATAAVSVEEGVDKIKLGKADFVVAGATDDINVESITGFANMNATADSDKMAAKGLNERFYSRSNDRRRGGFVEAQGGGTILLARGSVAAKLGLPVQSVVGYAASFADGAHTSIPAPGQGALAAGRGGKNSRLAKDLAKLGVSADDISVVSKHDTSTNANDPNESTLHTRLASVLGRTPGNPLYVVSQKTLTGHAKGGAAVFQTAGLGDMFRTSHIPANRALDCVDPEMASSPELVWLREPLKLSRTVKAGLLTSLGFGHVSALLALVHPEAFRTAVAAQLGEPAAAEWVERASERLRAGVRRREAGMLGHRALFEEIEHRRFADGVDIDEAEPAMLLDPEARAGADGLFR